CCTCCGCACCAGCGCGATATCGGCATGGTGTTTCAAAATTATGCCCTGTTTCCCCATATGACGGTGGCGGAAAACCTGGCGTTTCCGCTCTCTATCCGCCGCATGAGCCGGTTTGATATCAAACAGCGCGTGGCGCGCATTCTCGACATGGTCAAGCTGACTCCGCTGGCCGACCGCTATCCGGCGCAGATGTCCGGTGGCCAGCAGCAGCGTGTGGCGCTGGCGCGAGCGCTGGTGTTTGAGCCGAAGCTGGTGCTGATGGATGAACCCCTGGGCGCGCTGGATAAGCAGCTGCGCGAACATATGCAGCTGGAGATTAAACAGCTGCATGAGCTGCTCGGACTGACCATCGTCTATGTGACGCACGATCAGAGCGAAGCGATGACCCTGTCGGACCGGGTGGCGGTATTCAACGATGGGGTGATCCAGCAAATGGACAGTCCGGGCAAACTTTACGAGCAGCCGGCCAACGCCTTTGTCGCGCAGTTTATCGGCGAAAATAACAGCCTGCTGGCCACGCAGATTTCTGCCAGCGGCGATTATTATCGCGTGCGGCTGGACGACGGCAGCGAGCTGGATGCGCTGAAGGTGCGGCCAAGTTCGCCGGGTAAAAAAATCCAGCTCAGCATCCGTCCGGAGCGGATTAACGTTAACGCGCCGCAGCAGGGTGACGAACAAATTAAAGCGCGCGTCCAGCAGTTTATCTACCTGGGCGATCATGTGCGTATGCTGACGGAAGTGGCGGGGCAGGGCAACTTTATGGTGAAGCTGTCACCGGACAAAATGGACGGACGCTGGCAGGCGGGCAGTGAAGTGATGCTGTCATGGCAGCCGCAGCATCTGCGGGCGCTGGATGTGGTGCTGCAATAGTTAAAAAAAAGCGGGCCTTAAACAGGCCCACTGCGGTGTTGGCGTTTAGCCCTCAGCCTGCTTCGACTGAATTGCCGTCAGGGCGATGGTGTAGACGATATCGTCTACCAGCGCGCCGCGCGACAGGTCGTTAACCGGCTTGCGCATGCCCTGTAGCATTGGCCCGATGGAGATCAGGTCGGCAGAGCGCTGCACCGCTTTGTAGGTGGTGTTACCGGTGTTCAGATCCGGGAAGATAAACACGGTAGCGCGGCCCGCAACCGGGGAGTTTGGCGCTTTTGATTTTGCCACGTCGGCCATAATCGCCGCGTCGTACTGCAACGGCCCGTCGATCACCAGATCGGGACGTTTTTCCTGGGCGATGCGCGTGGCTTCACGCACTTTTTCCACATCGCTACCGGCTCCAGAGTTACCGGTGGAGTAGGAGATCATCGCCACGCGCGGTTCAATACCGAACGCCAGCGCTGAATCTGCAGACTGGATCGCGATCTCTGCCAGCTGCTCCGGGTTCGGGTCTGGGTTGATGGCGCAGTCGCCGTACACCAGCACCTGCTCAGGCAGCAGCATAAAGAACACCGACGAGACCAGCGAGCTGTTTGGCGCGGTCTTGATCAGCTGCAACGGCGGGCGAATGGTATTCGCCGTGGTGTGTACCGCCCCGGAGACCAGTCCATCCACCTCGCCGCGCTCCAGCATCATGGTGCCGAGCATCACGTTATCTTCCAGCTGCTCCTGCGCCACCACTTCGGTCATGCCTTTGCTCTTACGCAGCTCCACCAGACGCGCCACATAGTGTTCGCGTGCGCTGGCCGGATCGACAATTTCAATCCCTTTGCCCAGCTCAACGCCCTGATCTGCCGCAACGCGCTGGATCTCTT
This DNA window, taken from Erwinia tasmaniensis Et1/99, encodes the following:
- a CDS encoding ABC transporter ATP-binding protein; the encoded protein is MRSLVSFKNIKKSYDGEKLVVRNLNLDVQEGEFLTLLGPSGSGKTTSLMMLAGFETPTDGEIFLRDRPLHILPPHQRDIGMVFQNYALFPHMTVAENLAFPLSIRRMSRFDIKQRVARILDMVKLTPLADRYPAQMSGGQQQRVALARALVFEPKLVLMDEPLGALDKQLREHMQLEIKQLHELLGLTIVYVTHDQSEAMTLSDRVAVFNDGVIQQMDSPGKLYEQPANAFVAQFIGENNSLLATQISASGDYYRVRLDDGSELDALKVRPSSPGKKIQLSIRPERINVNAPQQGDEQIKARVQQFIYLGDHVRMLTEVAGQGNFMVKLSPDKMDGRWQAGSEVMLSWQPQHLRALDVVLQ